The following proteins are encoded in a genomic region of Ornithodoros turicata isolate Travis chromosome 6, ASM3712646v1, whole genome shotgun sequence:
- the LOC135397563 gene encoding transmembrane protease serine 6-like isoform X2, with protein MIMWTSFLYSVPHGAFPGMFPYEWQTCRECMPITCGLPRNPWDRHGRTYGGDGSSRGRYPWHAVIYANGVPIGGGALISCKLVLTTAYLVQDHSTQELLVKLGKVDMQRTSPTERTFKVFQKSLHPLWNPDKDLYSNDLALLLLEREVDFESSNGFINTVCLPPALSDAKGWLTLTGFGYDLSGRKMNTMQELNIKKLPQDLCPLFRNKPHNFCGLGTDAGICAGDRGNPIVQITPSGQFMLVGVSNDYQCKAGGTDVYTQVSFFLDFVCNAPIVP; from the exons ATGATCATGTGGACGTCCTTCCTTTACAGTGTACCTCATG GTGCTTTCCCAGGCATGTTCCCGTACGAATGGCAGACTTGCCGCGAGTGCATGCCCATCACGTGCGGGCTGCCCCGAAACCCTTGGGACCGACACGGTCGCACGTACGGTGGGGATGGTTCCTCCAGAGGCCGCTACCCGTGGCAC GCTGTGATCTATGCAAACGGCGTTCCTATCGGCGGTGGAGCTCTCATCTCCTGCAAGCTAGTCCTCACCACAGCGTATCTTGTCCAGGA CCACTCAACCCAGGAACTTCTGGTAAAGCTCGGCAAGGTCGACATGCAAAGGACTTCGCCAACGGAACGCACCTTCAAG GTGTTCCAGAAGTCTCTTCACCCACTGTGGAACCCCGATAAGGACCTCTACTCCAACGACCTCGCATTGCTGCTGCTCGAACGTGAAGTGGACTTCGAATCTTCCAATGGTTTCATCAACACCGTCTGTCTGCCCCCCGCACTGAGCGATGCCAAGGGATGGCTCACCCTTACTGGCTTCGGCTACGACCTCTCAG GTCGCAAAATGAACACCATGCAAGAACTCAACATCAAGAAACTTCCGCAGGATCTGTGCCCGCTCTTTAGGAACAAGCCTCATAATTTCTGCGGCCTCGGTACCGATGCCGGTATCTGTGCT GGTGACCGTGGCAACCCCATAGTGCAGATAACTCCGTCTGGACAGTTCATGCTCGTCGGCGTATCCAACGACTATCAATGCAAGGCCGGCGGTACCGACGTCTACACGCAGGTCTCATTCTTCCTGGACTTCGTCTGCAACGCTCCCATTGTGCCTTAG
- the LOC135397563 gene encoding transmembrane protease serine 6-like isoform X1, with the protein MDAFFVLLLASVLGQIQGAFPGMFPYEWQTCRECMPITCGLPRNPWDRHGRTYGGDGSSRGRYPWHAVIYANGVPIGGGALISCKLVLTTAYLVQDHSTQELLVKLGKVDMQRTSPTERTFKVFQKSLHPLWNPDKDLYSNDLALLLLEREVDFESSNGFINTVCLPPALSDAKGWLTLTGFGYDLSGRKMNTMQELNIKKLPQDLCPLFRNKPHNFCGLGTDAGICAGDRGNPIVQITPSGQFMLVGVSNDYQCKAGGTDVYTQVSFFLDFVCNAPIVP; encoded by the exons ATGGATGCCTTCTTCGTCTTGCTGCTGGCTTCGGTCCTTGGCCAAATACAGG GTGCTTTCCCAGGCATGTTCCCGTACGAATGGCAGACTTGCCGCGAGTGCATGCCCATCACGTGCGGGCTGCCCCGAAACCCTTGGGACCGACACGGTCGCACGTACGGTGGGGATGGTTCCTCCAGAGGCCGCTACCCGTGGCAC GCTGTGATCTATGCAAACGGCGTTCCTATCGGCGGTGGAGCTCTCATCTCCTGCAAGCTAGTCCTCACCACAGCGTATCTTGTCCAGGA CCACTCAACCCAGGAACTTCTGGTAAAGCTCGGCAAGGTCGACATGCAAAGGACTTCGCCAACGGAACGCACCTTCAAG GTGTTCCAGAAGTCTCTTCACCCACTGTGGAACCCCGATAAGGACCTCTACTCCAACGACCTCGCATTGCTGCTGCTCGAACGTGAAGTGGACTTCGAATCTTCCAATGGTTTCATCAACACCGTCTGTCTGCCCCCCGCACTGAGCGATGCCAAGGGATGGCTCACCCTTACTGGCTTCGGCTACGACCTCTCAG GTCGCAAAATGAACACCATGCAAGAACTCAACATCAAGAAACTTCCGCAGGATCTGTGCCCGCTCTTTAGGAACAAGCCTCATAATTTCTGCGGCCTCGGTACCGATGCCGGTATCTGTGCT GGTGACCGTGGCAACCCCATAGTGCAGATAACTCCGTCTGGACAGTTCATGCTCGTCGGCGTATCCAACGACTATCAATGCAAGGCCGGCGGTACCGACGTCTACACGCAGGTCTCATTCTTCCTGGACTTCGTCTGCAACGCTCCCATTGTGCCTTAG